One Oryza glaberrima chromosome 11, OglaRS2, whole genome shotgun sequence genomic region harbors:
- the LOC127754007 gene encoding protein SYM1-like isoform X1, whose amino-acid sequence MAMASTLPLLLVHRSTPPTPRPTAPPLLHSRRLTLPSRLASLPATIAVVHPRKGVRLSKLHAASCCDSASAAGVTTGGGAGGGGAKGAMDWRLLLAWYLLALDKHPITTKAVTSAVLTLTGDLICQLAIDKVPKLDLKRTFVFTFLGLVLVGPTLHVWYLYLSKLVTINGASGAIARLLLDQFIFSPIFIGVFMSLLVTLEGKPSLVVPKLKQEWLSSVIANWQLWIPFQFLNFYFVPQKFQVLAANFVALAWNVILSFKAHKEVTVK is encoded by the exons ATGGCGATGGCCTCCAccctcccgctcctcctcgtGCACCGCTCCACCCCTCCGACTCCGAGGCctaccgcgccgccgctcctccactCCCGCCGCCTCACCCTTCCTtcccgcctcgcctcgctccCCGCGACAATCGCAGTCGTCCACCCGCGCAAGGGCGTCCGCCTCTCGAAGCTCCACGCCGCCTCCTGCTGCgattccgcctccgccgccggagtcaccaccggaggaggagctggtggtggtggagcaaaAGGAGCAATGGATTGGCGTCTCCTGTTAGCCTG GTACCTGCTGGCTCTTGATAAGCATCCCATCACCACTAAGGCTGTTACCTCTGCCGTCCTAACCCTGACCGGAGACCTCATCTGCCAG CTCGCAATTGATAAAGTGCCAAAGCTAGATTTGAAGAGAACGTTTGTATTCACATTTTTGGGACTTGTCCTGGTGGGGCCAACATTGCATGTCTG GTACTTGTACTTGAGTAAATTAGTGACGATCAATGGTGCATCAGGTGCAATTGCTCGCCTCTTACTTGATCAG TTCATTTTCTCTCCCATTTTCATTGGAGTGTTTATGAGTTTACTCGTCACCTTGGAGGGAAAGCCTTCTCTTGTAGTTCCAAAGCTCAAGCAG GAGTGGTTATCATCAGTGATTGCGAATTGGCAATTGTGGATACCCTTTCAGTTCTTGAATTTTTActttgtcccacaaaaattTCAG GTTCTTGCTGCTAATTTTGTAGCCCTTGCGTGGAACGTGATTCTATCATTTAAAGCTCACAAAGAAGTTACTGTGAAATAG
- the LOC127754007 gene encoding uncharacterized protein LOC127754007 isoform X2 — translation MAMASTLPLLLVHRSTPPTPRPTAPPLLHSRRLTLPSRLASLPATIAVVHPRKGVRLSKLHAASCCDSASAAGVTTGGGAGGGGAKGAMDWRLLLAWYLLALDKHPITTKAVTSAVLTLTGDLICQLAIDKVPKLDLKRTFVFTFLGLVLVGPTLHVWYLYLSKLVTINGASGAIARLLLDQILCSTADAVAVADMWVRVHTSVSATVSAVLQIIPTAP, via the exons ATGGCGATGGCCTCCAccctcccgctcctcctcgtGCACCGCTCCACCCCTCCGACTCCGAGGCctaccgcgccgccgctcctccactCCCGCCGCCTCACCCTTCCTtcccgcctcgcctcgctccCCGCGACAATCGCAGTCGTCCACCCGCGCAAGGGCGTCCGCCTCTCGAAGCTCCACGCCGCCTCCTGCTGCgattccgcctccgccgccggagtcaccaccggaggaggagctggtggtggtggagcaaaAGGAGCAATGGATTGGCGTCTCCTGTTAGCCTG GTACCTGCTGGCTCTTGATAAGCATCCCATCACCACTAAGGCTGTTACCTCTGCCGTCCTAACCCTGACCGGAGACCTCATCTGCCAG CTCGCAATTGATAAAGTGCCAAAGCTAGATTTGAAGAGAACGTTTGTATTCACATTTTTGGGACTTGTCCTGGTGGGGCCAACATTGCATGTCTG GTACTTGTACTTGAGTAAATTAGTGACGATCAATGGTGCATCAGGTGCAATTGCTCGCCTCTTACTTGATCAG atcctctgcagtactgcTGATGCAGTAGcagtggctgacatgtgggtccgggTCCATACGTCAGTATCTGCTACTGTATCAGCAGTACTGCAGATAATCCCCACTGCTCCCTGA
- the LOC127753781 gene encoding putative F-box protein At3g49980 codes for MAETVRLPEQQRRRPLTIANLPEEILSEILLLLPPKSILQCRAVCKAWRDVTSDRAFLLAHHCRQPPQRLLTFIRDVGSRHDDLDILDYCVEAVDFRTHQFQSLARFTGQDYDCSLEDSPFTVHASCDGLLLMSYNNYLHLCNPTTRQWLWVFPPALQHDTVLGLYSHGHSSEYRVLYYREIGLGPEFYISIVGSGKERSIWPHSSSASLRKWLAKGKEETQFNEPFLFHGNLHWLPHLGGQNKIVVFDTLDEVFRWLHVPFKMHNVSSLLEIEGSLAMSNSHIGSSKVDLWLLQDYKHMVWVHKYRIELPVIEIRRFEEDDGWYLHIVSQEGDVLVDGFD; via the coding sequence ATGGCGGAGACGGTGAGGCTGCCCGAACAGCAGCGTCGTAGGCCTCTCACCATTGCCAACCTCCCTGAAGAAATTCTGTCGGAGATTCTGCTCCTGCTACCGCCAAAATCCATCCTCCAGTGCCGTGCCGTCTGCAAAGCCTGGCGGGACGTCACCTCCGACCGCGCCTTCCTCCTTGCCCACCACTGCCGCCAGCCTCCGCAGCGCCTCCTCACCTTCATCCGCGACGTGGGCAGTCGCCACGATGACCTGGATATCCTGGACTACTGTGTTGAAGCCGTTGACTTCCGCACACACCAGTTCCAGTCTCTGGCCCGGTTCACTGGCCAAGATTACGACTGCTCACTCGAAGACAGCCCATTCACCGTCCACGCTTCTTGCGATGGTCTCCTGCTCATGTCCTACAACAACTATTTGCATCTCTGCAATCCTACTACACGTCAATGGCTTTGGGTCTTCCCGCCGGCGCTTCAACATGACACCGTCCTGGGGCTCTATTCTCATGGCCATTCTTCTGAATACCGAGTATTGTATTATCGAGAAATTGGTTTGGGCCCTGAATTCTACATCAGCATTGTTGGCTCAGGGAAGGAGAGGAGCATTTGGCCCCATTCATCGTCAGCATCCCTGAGAAAGTGGTTGGCGAAAGGGAAGGAGGAAACTCAGTTCAACGAGCCTTTCCTGTTTCATGGAAACCTGCACTGGCTGCCGCACTTAGGTGGACAGAACAAGATAGTGGTGTTCGACACTCTCGATGAGGTGTTTCGGTGGTTGCATGTACCTTTCAAGATGCACAATGTGTCGTCATTACTCGAGATTGAGGGTAGCCTTGCCATGTCAAACAGCCATATTGGATCATCAAAGGTGGATCTTTGGCTTCTGCAAGATTATAAGCATATGGTATGGGTCCACAAGTATCGAATTGAATTGCCAGTTATAGAGATTCGCCGttttgaagaagatgatggtTGGTATCTTCATATTGTTTCTCAAGAGGGTGATGTCTTGGTTGATGGATTTGATTGA
- the LOC127753981 gene encoding histone-lysine N-methyltransferase, H3 lysine-9 specific SUVH1-like, protein MENSEDEAESDKLPLDLEPLRSLAPKFPTILGYDVETQSTDPLLVYATPSIPCSSSEQPQEAPASFSLPLPKSPVPIKATPISAAFPTPQHEDESSDQDYKPFCKNKKPAMPKRAKRPQQAEKSNDANVKRRSIRRNLDNEFNLCSSSSDNPKESVEGILMMFDSLRRRVLQLDEKEDASRRADLKAGTLMMQNNLRINNHKMIGHVPGVEVGDIFFFRIEMCIVGLHAPAMGGIDYISSKNKDETLAVCIISSGGYENDDDDTDILVYTGQGGNSRHKEKHDQKLERGNLALMNSKSKKNQIRVVRSAQDPFCNSGKIYIYDGLYRIEDTWTDTAKNGFNVFKYKLRRDPGQPDGISLWKMTEKWKANPATREKAILLDLSSKVEHLPVCLVNDVDDEKGPSHFNYVAGVKYLRPLRKTKPLQCCKCPSVCLPGDPNCSCAQQNGGDLPYSATGLLAKHTPMVYECSSNCQCSHNCRNRITQKGIKLNFEVFWTGDRGWGLRSWDPIRAGTFICEYAGEVIDETKMDIDVEEDKYTFRASCPGNKALSWNLGAELLEEKSTAVITKNFKKLPIIIRANNEGNVARFLNHSCSPNLLWQAVQYDHGDDSYPHIMFFAMEHIPPMTELTYDYGTRGAPPGFEGKPFKACKLKSCLCGSKHCRGLF, encoded by the coding sequence ATGGAGAACTCGGAAGATGAAGCAGAGAGTGACAAACTACCCTTAGACTTGGAGCCATTGCGCTCATTAGCACCAAAGTTTCCTACTATTTTGGGATATGATGTGGAAACTCAATCAACTGATCCACTGTTAGTTTATGCCACACCATCCATACCTTGCTCCTCATCAGAACAGCCTCAAGAAGCCCCAGCTTCATTTTCTCTGCCCTTACCAAAGTCACCCGTTCCTATAAAGGCTACACCCATCTCAGCGGCATTTCCAACACCGCAACATGAAGATGAATCATCAGATCAAGATTACAAGCCCTTTTGCAAGAATAAAAAACCAGCGATGCCGAAGAGAGCCAAGAGGCCCCAGCAAGCTGAGAAATCCAATGATGCTAACGTCAAGCGCAGATCAATAAGGAGGAACCTGGACAACGAGTTCAACTTGTGCTCATCCTCATCAGACAACCCAAAGGAATCGGTGGAAGGAATCCTGATGATGTTTGATTCACTTCGGCGCCGTGTACTGCAATTGGATGAAAAAGAGGATGCAAGCAGGCGGGCTGACCTGAAAGCTGGCACTCTCATGATGCAGAACAACCTCAGAATCAACAATCATAAGATGATAGGGCATGTGCCTGGTGTTGAAGTCGGTGACATTTTCTTCTTTAGGATTGAGATGTGCATTGTTGGTTTACATGCACCAGCCATGGGTGGCATTGATTACATCTCTTCTAAGAACAAAGATGAGACTCTGGCTGTCTGCATCATTTCATCCGGAGGCTATGAGAATGACGATGATGACACTGACATTTTGGTGTACACAGGACAGGGAGGCAACAGTCGTCACAAGGAGAAGCACGATCAGAAGCTTGAGAGAGGTAACCTTGCTCTCATGAACAGCAAGAGCAAGAAGAATCAGATCAGGGTTGTGCGCAGCGCACAAGACCCCTTCTGTAACTCaggcaaaatatatatttatgatgGGCTTTATCGTATCGAAGACACTTGGACAGACACGGCAAAGAACGGATTTAATGTTTTCAAGTACAAGCTGAGAAGGGACCCAGGACAGCCTGATGGAATTTCACTTTGGAAGATGACTGAGAAGTGGAAAGCAAATCCTGCCACAAGAGAAAAGGCTATATTGTTGGATTTATCATCAAAGGTTGAACACCTACCTGTGTGCCTTGTTAATGATGTTGATGATGAAAAAGGGCCAAGTCACTTCAATTATGTTGCTGGAGTGAAGTATTTGAGACCTCTTAGGAAGACAAAACCATTACAATGTTGCAAATGTCCTAGTGTCTGCTTGCCTGGTGACCCTAATTGTTCGTGTGCGCAACAGAATGGTGGTGATCTTCCTTACAGTGCAACGGGATTGCTGGCAAAGCACACTCCGATGGTTTATGAGTGCTCCTCTAACTGTCAGTGTTCTCATAATTGTCGAAACAGGATCACACAGAAGGGTATAAAACTGAACTTTGAGGTTTTCTGGACTGGAGACCGTGGCTGGGGTCTGCGGTCGTGGGATCCTATCCGTGCTGGCACATTCATTTGTGAGTACGCCGGTGAAGTCATTGATGAAACTAAGATGGACATAGATGTTGAGGAAGACAAATATACCTTTCGCGCTTCATGTCCCGGCAATAAGGCTTTAAGCTGGAATTTGGGAGCAGAATTACTTGAAGAAAAAAGTACGGCTGTGATAACCAAGAACTTTAAGAAACTACCAATCATCATAAGAGCAAACAATGAAGGGAATGTGGCTCGTTTTCTGAACCATAGCTGTTCTCCAAATCTCCTTTGGCAGGCTGTACAGTATGACCATGGCGATGACAGCTACCCACATATCATGTTTTTTGCAATGGAACATATCCCTCCCATGACTGAACTGACTTATGATTATGGTACAAGAGGTGCTCCCCCTGGCTTTGAGGGAAAACCCTTCAAAGCTTGCAAACTCAAATCATGCCTATGTGGCTCTAAGCATTGTCGAGGTTTGTTCTGA
- the LOC127753982 gene encoding mitochondrial import inner membrane translocase subunit TIM8-like, translated as MDASALSNPRLQAMLEEEKRKAMANEFVAKLTDVCWDKCITGSIGSGFSNSEASCLSNCAKRFFELKMLIVQRVSSPR; from the exons aTGGATGCTTCAGCGCTCAGCAACCCGCGGCTGCAGGCCATGCTAGAG GAGGAGAAAAGGAAGGCAATGGCAAACGAGTTCGTGGCGAAGCTGACTGATGTTTGCTGGGATAAATGCATCACTGGGAGCATTGGAAGCGGCTTCAGCAACAGCGAAGCCTCGTGTCTGTCCAACTGCGCGAAACGCTTTTTCGAACTGAAGATGCTCATCGTGCAACGAGTTAGCAGCCCTAGGTGA